The Nocardia sp. NBC_00508 nucleotide sequence TCGCGAACAGATCGGTCGGCAAGCTCGCCTGCTTGCCCGCGTCGTTGTACTCCACACGAATCGCGACGCGAGTGGATGTTCCGCGGCTGCCGTTGGAGGTTTCGAACGAGAGCACCTCGGCCTCGGGGACATCGCGGCACAGTACGGCCGTCAGCCACCGCGGTGTGAGGGTTTCGCCGGAGACCGGGACGTCCTCGACGTCCCGGGCTTTGGGCCGGAGCATCTTCTCGCCCAGGATGTGAGCACCAACTGTGACAGACCGTCCGAGCAACCAGAGCTTGTGGTTCATTCGCTTGCCTCGATTCCGGAGTACGACATAACCGCCCGAGCAGCTGGATCGCCAGCGCACGGGTCCGCAGGACAGTAACCCATGGTCTCGAAATGGTTGTACGGCAAGGCGATTGCCGAGTCGATTCGGCGAGATCTGCTGTATGAGCAGAAACTGAGCATCATCTGGTCTGGTCGATGAGCTCCGACCGGCGCGAAGGTATCCACCGTACGACGGCGAATCAGGAGGTCGAACGGTGGATGTCGTAGTTGTCGGCGGCGGCCCGGTTGGTATGACGGCGGCGCTGTTGCTAGCCAAGGAAGGTCACTCGGTCACGGAACCGATCACCGATGTGCTGGCGATGTCCGGCAGTGGCTGGCCACACACCCGGATCTGGAGGAGGTGATCGACCGGCTGCGCGACCCGCGGGCGCTGAGCACGAGCCTCGGCCTCTACCGCACCGGCGCGGGACCACAACTGCTGGTCGAACCGCCCATCGACCTGCCGGAGGTACTCGCACCCGTGCTGGGACTGTGGAGCAGCGAGGATCGGTACCTGACCGAGCAATCGATGACCGGAACCGAGAAGTATGTCGGCGGCTCGTGGCGATACGAGCGGCTCGACGGGGTCGGCCACTGGATGCAGCTCGAAGCGCCGGACCGGGTCAACGAGTTGCTCCTCGACTTTCTCGCCGGGATGTAGCCCGTTCCGCCAGCGGGTCGTCGCCCTCGACCCCATGCACCGGACACTCCTCGACGGCAGCCCGAAAAGCGAAGGACCCGATTATGTTTCGTGCCGCACGGGACGCCATGAGCGACACCTCGGCGGACGGCGCCGCGTTGCCGACACTGT carries:
- a CDS encoding alpha/beta fold hydrolase, yielding MIDRLRDPRALSTSLGLYRTGAGPQLLVEPPIDLPEVLAPVLGLWSSEDRYLTEQSMTGTEKYVGGSWRYERLDGVGHWMQLEAPDRVNELLLDFLAGM